A genomic segment from Glycine max cultivar Williams 82 chromosome 1, Glycine_max_v4.0, whole genome shotgun sequence encodes:
- the LOC100820295 gene encoding DNA repair protein UVH3 isoform X3: MKSKEDGNSSQATILTTYNQEELHEMLAASIAAEKNGIHARKGMPSIVINPLEEERDADEQIILPSVNAEVDMAVLAALPQSMQLDILAQLKGKKTEGLVKEVDNQNQHDVNYRGKGKGILLIEADMVGCSSRHDNVTSRSDNQHSIDEMLAASIAMEENEELVNNTSTSVGASAIEEEEVDYDEDEEMILPAMHGKIDPAVLASLPPSMQLDLLVQMRERLIAENRQKYQKVKKDPAKFSELQIQAYLKTVAFRRDIDEVQKAAAVGGVGGVQTSRIASEANREYIFSSSFTGDKQELTSTSLEKNKDTQQKVQGVHPSQNLTDSIVAGNDSNTSSGLVHNEPGEPADESIQTYLDERGRFRVSRLRAMGMRMTCDIQRNLDLLKEIEQERAYVNKAANIGTVENAENNGPYESSGIQLVGKSQEMNVDLVGQNMQNEQTMLDRDTLIEISFEYDCKNKFANDEDDIFSSLVGGNPVAIFGADDTAATEQPSHSDSDCDWEEGILEGKSNAYPEHDVVELKSSVADDHKNNEREVEWEEGDCDGANSTLLSGKLASQGWLEEESDLQEAIRRSLESIGDMKLKCMPAVDEHSNTYENKLDCGLEHGDDLYYSDPVDLNDNVGFLNNKNREDSTEKNELHEIEDGDKKHDFVSGNNEQTFHFHGSQSKSSVTFNSNNTEILIDTPCRMDSHSCFVDSISDTNVMTKDLVPMVAEQLLDKHDDGKVSFYCDNTSKVDPVGATEEGKKNYIQESEPLSNSTDTTKPAILVESSLKGSTEDLDIEPKLPSEDSNRNFYEERNSSLGNDVVNTPGHFPAHAAEVSLEEEMQILGQEYINLENEQRKLERNAESVNSELFTECQELLQMFGLPYIIAPMEAEAQCAYLELEKLVDGVVTDDSDVLLFGARSVYKNIFDDRKYVETYFMEDIEKELGLTREKLIRMALLLGSDYTEGVSGIGIVNAIEVVNAFPEEDGLLKFRQWVESPDPTILGRLDANSGSNSRKKGSKIEEKMNSSSCNVKESAVMQNICHAQEQNELSDYIQEIKQTFFNKHRNVSKNWHIPSSFPSDTVISAYYSPHVDKSTEPFTWGKPDHLVLRKLCWEKFGWTGQKADELILPVLKEYNKRETQLRLEAFYNFNERFAKIRSKRIKKAVKGITGKQPSDLIDDSAEEFSKSRKTGREPEDITLETSRGIEGNLEGRRKSKIKQSRKNDTVAKEQSKKKKVNDDPSSAPGTSEIENLQPSLQIEEEQHDGKALIRNRSGRGRGRIMGIKRGRDNKGLSFQSCETEASSGSSDIDDHGPRVHVDRVPKDVRRSMRSRKPVNYSFKEPEDEDSDDSFDRRNQTGPIEENLSHILGACEDGATDFSMAKECSAMNFPPEENLPTDSLESGGWFCTDAGETCHPGTGNQDSSDDYLKMGGGFCLDDGDTGVKQDTSDNVDTATVDYNADFPHGSDYLDETNRDKSSSDILFSGAEKPENGIQGGGPFNIEPNDLASASSYDHSDIAVLKQENTRNNSGASTGAFSAMPFLKRRRKN, encoded by the exons ATGAAAT CTAAGGAGGACGGAAATTCTTCGCAGGCAACAATATTGACTACTTACAACCAGGAGGAACTTCATGAAAT GTTGGCAGCGTCTATAGCTGCAGAGAAAAATGGCATACATGCCAGAAAAGGAATGCCGTCTATTGTAATTAATCCTTTAGAGGAGGAACGTGATGCAGACGAACAAATTATATTG CCATCAGTAAATGCAGAAGTTGATATGGCTGTATTAGCTGCCTTACCACAATCAATGCAACTTGATATTCTTGCACAG cttaaaggaaagaaaaccGAAGGACTAGTAAAGGAAGTTGACAATCAGAATCAACATGATGTCAATTATCGGGGCAAGGGTAAGGGGATTCTGCTCATTGAAGCTGACATGGTAGGTTGTAGCTCCAGACATGACAATGTTACATCAAGGAGTGACAATCAACACTCAATTGATGAAAT GTTAGCTGCATCTATTGCTATGGAGGAAAATGAAGAGTTAGTAAATAATACATCAACTTCTGTTGGGGCTTCCGCTATTGAGGAAGAGGAAGTTGACtatgatgaagatgaagaaatgATACTG CCAGCTATGCATGGTAAAATTGATCCTGCTGTTCTAGCCTCATTGCCTCCATCAATGCAACTGGACCTTCTTGTTCAG ATGAGAGAGCGTTTGATTGCAGAGAACAGACAAAAGTATCAGAAAGTCAAAAAG GATCCAGCAAAATTCTCTGAGCTACAGATACAAGCTTACCTTAAAACTGTCGCTTTCAGACGGGACATAGATGAAGTGCAGAAAGCTGCAGCTGTAGGAGGAGTAGGTGGTGTACAGACTTCACGGATTGCATCTGAAGCCAACAGAGAATATATTTTCTCGTCTTCTTTTACTGGTGATAAACA AGAACTTACCTCCACCAGcttagagaaaaataaagatacACAACAGAAGGTCCAGGGAGTACATCCTTCACAGAACCTTACAGATAGCATTGTGGCAGGAAATGATTCTAATACTTCAAGCGGATTGGTTCACAATGAACCTGGTGAGCCTGCTGATGAAAGTATTCAGACATATCTTGATGAGAGGGGTCGGTTTCGAGTTAGTAGATTGAGAGCTATGGGGATGCGTATGACCTGTGATATACAACGGAATTTGGATTTGTTGAAGGAGATTGAGCAGGAAAGAGCATATGTGAACAAGGCTGCGAATATTGGAACAGTGGAAAATGCTGAGAATAATGGTCCATATGAAAGTTCTGGGATCCAGCTTGTTGGTAAATCACAAGAGATGAATGTTGACTTAGTTGGACAGAATATGCAAAATGAACAAACAATGCTTGACAGAGATACATTGATAGAGATATCTTTTGAATATGATTGCAAGAATAAGTTCGCAAATGATGAGGATGATATATTTTCTAGTTTAGTAGGAGGAAATCCAGTGGCAATCTTTGGTGCTGATGATACTGCAGCAACCGAACAACCTTCTCATTCTGATTCAGATTGTGATTGGGAAGAAGGAATTCTCGAAGGTAAGAGTAATGCTTATCCTGAACATGACGTGGTAGAATTGAAGTCTTCTGTTGCAGATgatcataaaaataatgaaagagaaGTAGAATGGGAGGAAGGAGATTGTGATGGTGCTAACAGCACCTTACTGTCAGGAAAATTGGCATCTCAAGGGTGGTTGGAGGAGGAGTCTGATTTGCAAGAGGCAATAAGGAGAAGTCTTGAAAGTATAGGGGATATGAAACTTAAATGCATGCCAGCTGTAGATGAGCATTCAAATACTTATGAGAACAAATTGGATTGTGGTTTAGAACATGGTGATGATCTGTATTATTCTGACCCTGTGGATTTAAATGACAACGTTGGGTttctgaataataaaaatagggaAGACAGTactgaaaaaaatgaattacatGAAATTGAAGATGGAGATAAAAAGCATGATTTTGTTTCTGGCAATAATGAACAAACTTTCCATTTTCATGGAAGTCAGTCAAAGTCATCTGTGACTTTTAATTCCAATAACACTGAGATATTGATCGACACACCTTGCAGAATGGACAGTCACTCTTGTTTTGTAGATTCAATTTCAGATACAAATGTAATGACGAAGGACCTAGTCCCTATGGTTGCTGAGCAATTATTGGATAAACATGATGATGGTAAAGTGTCTTTCTATTGTGACAATACATCCAAGGTTGATCCAGTTGGTGCAACTGAAGAggggaaaaaaaactatattcaaGAATCTGAACCATTGAGTAATTCTACTGACACTACCAAACCTGCTATTTTGGTAGAGTCATCCTTGAAAGGATCAACAGAAGACCTTGATATTGAGCCAAaattgccttcagaggacagtAATAGAAATTTCTACGAGGAAAGGAATAGTAGCCTTGGCAATGATGTGGTTAACACCCCGGGACATTTTCCTGCTCATGCAGCTGAGGttagcttggaggaagaaatgCAAATTCTTGGTCAAGAATATATCAACCTAGAAAATGAGCAGAGGAAGCTAGAGCGGAATGCAGAATCTGTAAACAGTGAATTATTCACTGAATGTCAG GAACTACTGCAAATGTTTGGCTTGCCATATATTATTGCTCCAATGGAAGCAGAAGCTCAATGTGCTTATTTGGAACTTGAGAAACTAGTTGATGGTGTTGTGACTGATGACTCTGATGTCCTTTTATTTGGGGCACGCAgtgtttacaaaaatatatttgatgacCGCAAATATGTAGAGACATACTTCATGGAG GATATTGAAAAGGAGCTTGGATTGACCAGAGAAAAATTAATACGCATGGCTCTACTTCTTGGGAGTGATTATACTGAAGGTGTAAG TGGGATTGGCATTGTTAATGCTATTGAGGTTGTGAATGCATTCCCTGAGGAAGATGGCCTCCTGAAATTCCGGCAATGGGTTGAGTCACCGGATCCCACCATCCTTGGAAGGTTGGATGCAAATAGTGGTTCAAATTCCAGAAAGAAAGGgtcaaaaattgaagaaaagatgaattccTCAAGTTGCAATGTTAAAGAGTCTGCGGTGATGCAAAACATCTGCCATGCTCAGGAGCAAAATGAGTTGTCAGATTACATCcaagaaataaaacaaactttCTTCAATAAGCAT agAAATGTTAGCAAGAATTGGCAcattccttcttcttttccaaGTGATACTGTTATATCTGCTTACTATTCTCCCCATGTTGATAAATCCACTGAGCCATTCACATGGGGAAAGCCAGATCATCTTGTTCTTCGAAA ATTGTGCTGGGAGAAATTTGGGTGGACTGGCCAGAAAGCAGATGAATTGATCCTACCAGTCTTAAAGGAGTATAACAAGCGTGag ACTCAATTGCGGTTGGAagcattttacaattttaatgaaAGATTTGCAAAAATTCGTAgtaaaagaattaagaaagcGGTAAAAGGAATCACTGGTAAGCAGCCTTCAGATTTGATAGATGATTCTGCAGAAGAGTTCTCCAAGAGTAGGAAGACTGGGAGAGAACCTGAGGATATCACATTGGAGACTTCAAGGGGAATAGAGGGAAATCTTGAGGGTAGAAGgaaatcaaaaataaaacagTCAAGGAAGAATGATACTGTTGCTAAGGAACagtcaaagaaaaagaaagtcaaTGATGATCCCTCTTCAGCACCTGGTACATCTGAGATTGAGAATTTACAGCCAAGTCTGCAGATAGAAGAAGAGCAACATGATGGTAAGGCATTGATTCGGAATAGAAGTGGCAGAGGAAGAGGTAGAATTATGGGAATAAAAAGAGGAAGGGATAACAAAGGTCTCAGTTTTCAATCTTGCGAAACTGAAGCCTCATCTGGTAGCAGTGACATTGATGATCATGGGCCAAGAGTGCATGTGGATAGAGTTCCAAAAGATGTGCGAAGG TCAATGCGATCTCGGAAACCTGTCAACTATTCTTTCAAAGAGCCTGAAGATGAAGATTCTGATGATTCATTTGATCGGAGAAATCAGACTGGTCCAATAGAAGAAAATTTATCTCATATTCTTGGTGCTTGTGAAGATGGTGCAACAGATTTCAGCATGGCGAAAGAATGCAGTGCAATGAATTTTCCTCCAGAGGAGAACTTGCCTACAGACTCCCTTGAGTCAGGTGGTTGGTTTTGCACAGATGCCGGTGAAACTTGTCATCCTGGTACTGGCAATCAGGACTCTTCTGATGACTACCTTAAAATGGGAGGTGGATTCTGTTTAGATGATGGTGATACAGGTGTCAAGCAGGATACAAGTGACAATGTCGATACTGCTACAGTCGATTATAATGCAGACTTTCCACACGGTTCTGATTATTTGGATGAAACTAATCGTGATAAAAGTAGTTcagatatattattttctggCGCTGAAAAGCCTGAAAATGGGATACAAGGTGGAGGGCCATTCAATATAGAGCCAAATGACCTTGCAAGTGCTAGTAGTTATGATCATTCTGATATAGCGGTCTTGAAACAGGAGAATACTCGCAACAATAGTGGAGCCTCCACTGGAGCATTTAGTGCCATGCCGTTTttgaagagaagaaggaaaaactgA